In the Anaerosporomusa subterranea genome, one interval contains:
- the spoIIP gene encoding stage II sporulation protein P — protein MKSRTKLALSFVIALALCILISSTGLAHERRDGGYFTIVDEAGSTVYETGRNIRVGDQFLTEQNKRYEVITIEGDTAKAKLIGTVNLSLYLPKEDSFFVKLLRPRIAAAAEEGGKVAIYHTHSDESYVPTDGSESKLGAGGIYKVGAAFAEGLKKNGLTPVLSDAKHDPHDDMAYERSRRTALQLVKNDQPAAVFDVHRDAVPPNVYSGTIDGEQISKVQLVVGKYGPTGKQIEDYAMKIKATSDQKHPGLVKGIFFAKGGDYNQDLHPRSMLIEVGAHTNDRESAEKGVAKFSDVMPAVLGNTAATPSNPNGPTGAGTTASGASGSTKSIGWILAALVGGAALFLILSTGSMKEAGSKAKQFFTTEFANFLGPLRRKKDKRDDDSDKK, from the coding sequence ATGAAAAGTCGGACGAAACTAGCTCTTAGCTTTGTCATTGCCCTGGCGTTGTGCATTTTGATCAGCTCGACAGGCTTAGCCCATGAACGCAGAGACGGCGGCTATTTCACCATCGTTGATGAAGCTGGCAGCACTGTTTATGAAACCGGACGCAACATTCGCGTCGGCGACCAATTTCTAACAGAGCAAAACAAACGTTATGAAGTGATTACCATCGAGGGCGATACAGCAAAAGCCAAGTTAATCGGCACTGTTAATCTATCTCTCTATCTGCCGAAAGAAGACAGCTTTTTTGTGAAATTGCTGCGTCCCCGCATTGCAGCTGCGGCTGAGGAAGGCGGCAAAGTCGCCATCTATCACACTCATTCTGATGAGTCTTATGTGCCGACCGACGGCTCGGAGTCAAAGCTCGGTGCAGGCGGAATTTACAAAGTGGGGGCCGCTTTCGCAGAAGGATTGAAGAAAAATGGTCTAACTCCGGTTCTCTCTGATGCCAAACACGACCCTCACGACGATATGGCCTACGAACGATCCCGCCGGACTGCACTGCAGCTCGTTAAAAATGACCAGCCGGCAGCAGTATTTGACGTCCACCGCGATGCAGTGCCGCCTAACGTATATTCTGGTACGATTGACGGTGAGCAGATCAGCAAAGTGCAGCTGGTGGTCGGTAAATACGGTCCGACTGGAAAGCAGATCGAAGACTATGCCATGAAAATCAAAGCCACTTCAGACCAGAAGCACCCTGGCCTGGTTAAAGGCATCTTCTTCGCCAAGGGCGGCGACTATAACCAGGATCTGCATCCGCGATCCATGCTGATCGAGGTGGGAGCACATACAAATGACCGTGAGTCTGCTGAAAAAGGCGTAGCTAAGTTTTCTGATGTCATGCCAGCCGTACTTGGCAACACAGCTGCCACCCCTTCAAATCCGAACGGTCCAACTGGCGCAGGAACAACAGCGTCTGGTGCGTCCGGTTCTACTAAATCGATTGGCTGGATTCTGGCCGCGCTGGTCGGCGGCGCAGCGTTATTCCTAATCTTGAGTACCGGTAGTATGAAAGAAGCTGGGTCCAAGGCAAAACAGTTTTTTACCACCGAATTTGCTAATTTTTTAGGACCGCTGCGTCGGAAAAAAGACAAACGAGATGATGATTCAGATAAAAAATAA
- a CDS encoding carbon starvation protein A: MNILSVVGLGTLILVIAYFTYGKFVSNRVFELDDSRVVAAVELEDGVDYEPTDAKYLAGQHFSAIAAAGPVTGPVIAGMTFGWVPTFLWIIIGTIFIGGLHDMGALVASIRSKASGIADTMKNYVSNRVWILFNVFIFFTLIMIIVAFTDITTASFVNTVIADDAVVGGGATATSSILYLILPVIMGFLLRYTKMSLGVATAIFLPLVAVSIWIGPYIPFNLQTIMGLETPQAAQKVWNVIIIVYCFIAGIVPVWALLQPRGHLGGYFLYATLVVAFIGILFGGFETKFPAWTNAFGGDNFWTPMFPMLFITVACGACSGFHSLVSSGTTSKQLKKESDAKPIGYGMMLAESVVALIALSCVMILPKGDALLGKSPNFIYANGLGSFMELIGISKAIGISFGLMAFTTFVYDTLDICTRLGRYIVQELTGWKGWSGRIISTLLIGGIPLVLMSITLTDPSGKPIAIWSLFWRTFGASNQLLAALALVGITVWLQRTAKNKKAWVATLIPAIFMFLMSSWALISTFTSYTFKKGVFTMPVGTNIVVPAMCLIYIVLAIWVVIECAPPIIRNAKNADPSIPPNLTFK, from the coding sequence ATGAATATTCTTTCTGTTGTTGGCTTGGGGACTCTGATTCTTGTTATAGCGTACTTCACCTACGGAAAGTTCGTCTCCAACAGAGTATTCGAACTTGATGATTCTAGAGTCGTCGCGGCTGTTGAATTGGAAGACGGTGTGGACTATGAGCCGACAGATGCAAAATACTTAGCAGGTCAGCACTTTTCCGCCATCGCCGCTGCAGGTCCGGTAACAGGTCCGGTTATAGCAGGTATGACCTTTGGTTGGGTTCCGACTTTCCTTTGGATAATTATTGGTACGATTTTTATTGGCGGTCTTCATGACATGGGCGCACTAGTCGCTTCGATTCGCAGTAAAGCGTCTGGTATTGCAGACACGATGAAAAATTATGTTTCTAACCGAGTCTGGATTCTTTTCAATGTTTTCATTTTCTTTACTCTGATCATGATCATTGTTGCTTTCACAGATATTACCACTGCGTCCTTTGTCAACACAGTTATTGCTGACGATGCAGTCGTGGGTGGCGGCGCAACGGCTACTTCTTCCATTTTATACCTGATTCTGCCTGTAATCATGGGCTTTTTGCTGAGATACACGAAAATGAGTCTCGGTGTGGCAACGGCCATCTTCCTGCCGCTGGTTGCAGTTTCAATTTGGATCGGCCCATACATACCGTTCAACTTGCAAACTATTATGGGGCTGGAAACTCCCCAAGCTGCTCAGAAAGTATGGAACGTTATCATCATCGTATACTGTTTCATTGCTGGTATTGTTCCTGTCTGGGCTCTTTTGCAGCCGCGCGGTCACTTGGGCGGTTACTTCTTGTACGCAACACTCGTCGTAGCATTCATCGGCATCCTCTTCGGCGGGTTTGAAACGAAATTCCCGGCTTGGACGAATGCATTCGGCGGTGATAACTTCTGGACTCCAATGTTCCCGATGCTCTTTATTACGGTGGCATGCGGTGCTTGCTCTGGTTTCCACAGCTTGGTAAGTTCCGGAACAACCTCCAAACAATTGAAGAAGGAAAGTGACGCCAAACCCATCGGCTATGGTATGATGCTGGCTGAATCAGTTGTCGCATTGATTGCTTTGTCATGTGTTATGATTCTGCCAAAAGGTGATGCTCTCCTCGGCAAATCACCAAACTTCATCTATGCCAATGGCCTTGGCTCTTTCATGGAATTAATCGGCATCAGCAAAGCTATTGGTATTTCCTTCGGTTTGATGGCGTTCACGACTTTCGTCTATGACACCCTGGACATCTGCACCCGACTCGGCCGCTACATCGTCCAAGAACTCACCGGTTGGAAAGGCTGGTCTGGACGTATTATTTCGACCCTGTTGATTGGCGGGATCCCACTGGTCCTGATGTCAATTACCCTGACGGATCCAAGTGGAAAACCGATTGCCATCTGGAGCCTGTTCTGGAGGACCTTCGGTGCATCTAATCAGTTGCTGGCTGCTCTGGCACTCGTCGGGATTACCGTCTGGTTGCAAAGAACCGCCAAAAACAAAAAGGCTTGGGTGGCAACGTTGATTCCGGCGATCTTCATGTTCCTCATGAGCAGCTGGGCTTTGATCAGCACCTTCACATCCTATACATTCAAAAAGGGTGTCTTCACGATGCCTGTTGGAACAAATATTGTTGTACCGGCCATGTGTCTGATTTATATCGTCCTGGCAATCTGGGTCGTTATCGAGTGTGCACCACCGATTATTCGCAATGCCAAGAATGCGGATCCTTCAATTCCTCCAAACTTAACCTTCAAATAA
- the fni gene encoding type 2 isopentenyl-diphosphate Delta-isomerase, with amino-acid sequence MSADIALRRSRKLDHIEYALTLDDGPADSRFTDFQLLHNCLPELALNDIRLETAVAGISLPHPLIINAITGGTDDVADVNAKLAEVARLTGSAMAVGSQFAALRDPAAVASYSIIRDVNPSGILFANLGAHASVEQAKAAVDMIDAAALQIHLNPAQELMMPEGDRSFTGYLAKIQDIVHSLDVPVIAKETGCGIAGEQATSLVQSGVRAIDVSGAGGTNFPAIEAARGRHEVSAEALSWGIPAAISAAEVAASLPDGVDMIVSGGVRSPLDAVKSFALGGRAVAVAGPVLRLVQTGGVGAAVSWVESFLAELRCYLLLTGSSCPADLLAKPLVVSGFSRDWLNARGIDTDAFARRGRK; translated from the coding sequence ATGTCAGCGGATATCGCTCTCAGACGATCAAGAAAACTTGATCATATCGAGTATGCCCTAACTCTTGATGACGGACCGGCAGATAGCCGGTTTACCGACTTTCAGCTGCTGCACAACTGCTTGCCTGAATTGGCTCTAAACGATATCAGGCTGGAAACGGCAGTCGCTGGCATTTCTTTGCCGCATCCCCTGATCATTAACGCCATTACCGGCGGTACAGATGATGTGGCTGATGTTAATGCCAAGCTGGCCGAAGTGGCTCGCCTGACAGGATCTGCAATGGCGGTTGGCTCCCAATTCGCCGCTCTGCGTGATCCTGCCGCTGTTGCGTCGTATTCAATCATTAGAGACGTAAATCCCTCAGGCATCTTGTTTGCTAATCTGGGAGCGCATGCTTCTGTCGAGCAAGCCAAGGCGGCCGTCGATATGATCGATGCCGCTGCTTTGCAGATTCACCTCAACCCGGCACAGGAACTAATGATGCCAGAAGGGGACCGTTCGTTCACTGGCTATCTCGCCAAAATTCAGGATATTGTTCACAGCTTAGACGTACCTGTTATTGCTAAGGAAACTGGCTGTGGCATAGCGGGAGAACAGGCGACAAGTCTAGTACAATCCGGTGTTCGCGCTATCGATGTCAGCGGTGCGGGCGGCACGAATTTCCCAGCGATCGAAGCGGCCCGCGGACGCCATGAAGTCAGCGCAGAGGCGCTCTCTTGGGGGATTCCGGCAGCGATCAGCGCGGCAGAAGTGGCGGCCAGCTTGCCCGATGGAGTGGATATGATTGTGTCAGGCGGTGTGCGTAGTCCGCTAGATGCTGTTAAATCCTTCGCGCTTGGTGGACGGGCAGTCGCAGTGGCGGGTCCGGTATTGCGGCTGGTGCAGACCGGCGGTGTCGGCGCCGCCGTCAGCTGGGTCGAGAGCTTTCTCGCCGAACTGCGGTGCTATTTGCTGCTGACCGGCAGCTCCTGTCCGGCTGACCTGCTGGCTAAACCGCTGGTTGTTTCCGGCTTTAGCCGTGACTGGCTGAACGCACGGGGAATAGATACCGATGCGTTTGCACGCAGAGGCAGAAAATAA